In Iodobacter fluviatilis, one DNA window encodes the following:
- a CDS encoding glutathione binding-like protein, with the protein MLDLYYWMTPNGHKVRIFLEEAGLDYRVHPINIGKGEQFAPDFLRIAPNNRIPAIVDHDPADGGEEIALFESGAILLYLAEKTGQFMPADFRAKQVMQQWLFWQMGGLGPMAGQNHHFSLYAPEKIPYAINRYITETTRLYSVLNKHLADKEFIAGDYSIADIACYPWIVPHAQQGQNLDDFPALKRWFNTISARPAVQRAYALAKEMS; encoded by the coding sequence ATGCTTGATCTCTATTATTGGATGACGCCTAACGGCCATAAAGTGCGGATATTTCTGGAAGAAGCGGGTTTGGATTATCGCGTTCACCCGATCAATATCGGCAAGGGCGAGCAATTTGCGCCTGATTTTTTACGCATCGCGCCTAATAACCGTATTCCTGCGATTGTGGATCATGATCCGGCTGATGGTGGCGAAGAAATTGCGCTATTTGAATCGGGTGCAATTCTGCTTTATTTAGCAGAGAAAACCGGCCAATTTATGCCTGCAGATTTTCGCGCTAAGCAAGTCATGCAGCAGTGGCTATTCTGGCAAATGGGTGGCTTAGGCCCGATGGCAGGGCAGAACCATCATTTCTCGCTCTACGCCCCTGAAAAAATCCCTTATGCAATTAATCGCTATATCACCGAAACCACAAGGCTGTATTCGGTGCTTAATAAACATCTGGCCGATAAAGAATTTATTGCGGGTGATTATTCCATCGCCGATATAGCCTGCTACCCGTGGATTGTTCCCCATGCCCAGCAAGGGCAAAACCTGGATGATTTCCCCGCTTTAAAGCGCTGGTTTAATACGATATCAGCGCGGCCAGCGGTGCAGCGGGCCTATGCTTTGGCAAAAGAAATGAGTTAA
- a CDS encoding PAS domain-containing protein, with amino-acid sequence MHRELKLPLTRILKTVLSYSAMAVLGMILSSKMIEMLLAARSSELEPLSLLKDSLMMLACILLLGLVWQQLLHRDIPRNNLSGYGKKLGGLFSVLAAFILIFSVASIIYRVNTAEEIHEARMQAIVDLKMRQISDWLKEREGDAALLQTSDINAALYQHWHTDPGKKTLLLQRLEQFNKIKGFQASSLLDSEGNLLWSSAQLPPHPALQITLQQAIRTQKIQRFGPYLNTLGQPSLDFIAPLNIKDGPAPFIILHSNPANWLFPALETQPVPSQTSDTVLFRQEGDQILFLNKPRFSKEPALTTKIAISKPLLASRFLSNKLPFNAMLRGRDYRNEKVMGIGRAVPDTDWYLICKMDQSEIYDEIIKDAIWISLVGLLALFMARASYVMLRQQEQLVLAANARQLQNERSQAVKLFSNIADNSEDAIFAKDMQGRYILINRAASRFVAQSVSDLLGKSDHDIFPPEQAEMLVKTGRIAIDNGIVLTQEETLDLPDGQHVFLATKGPLYDEKGKIIGLFGVSRDITERKQAEIVLRENEERFRAIVEQSLAGIYIIQRHRLNYVNPGFARIFAWDDADTLINMGDIGHLISAEDQERVHQLIRLAESGEISDVHFYFTGVRQDHELIDIEFYGRKVDDKGHPALIGLILDITERKSVEQTLTQQSEELRQRNAELERFNAAMVDRELDMIELKRQIKALSHPNTTIPSDDLSGTTP; translated from the coding sequence ATGCACAGAGAGCTAAAACTACCTCTTACCCGTATTTTAAAAACCGTGCTGAGCTATTCAGCCATGGCCGTACTGGGCATGATTTTAAGCAGCAAAATGATAGAAATGCTGCTTGCTGCCAGATCATCAGAACTTGAACCGCTTTCGCTGCTGAAAGACAGCCTGATGATGCTGGCCTGCATCCTGCTGCTGGGGCTGGTATGGCAACAACTGCTGCACCGGGATATCCCCCGGAATAATCTCTCCGGCTACGGCAAAAAACTGGGGGGATTGTTTTCGGTACTGGCCGCATTTATTCTGATTTTTAGCGTCGCCAGCATTATTTATCGGGTAAATACCGCAGAAGAAATTCATGAAGCCAGAATGCAGGCCATTGTGGATTTAAAAATGCGGCAGATATCCGACTGGCTAAAAGAGCGGGAAGGCGATGCCGCGCTGCTACAAACCAGCGACATTAATGCGGCACTCTATCAACACTGGCACACTGATCCGGGCAAGAAAACGCTGCTACTTCAGAGGCTGGAGCAATTTAATAAAATAAAAGGCTTCCAGGCCAGCAGCCTGCTCGATTCGGAAGGCAATCTGCTCTGGAGCTCCGCCCAACTCCCTCCCCACCCAGCGCTGCAAATCACATTACAACAGGCCATCAGAACCCAAAAAATACAAAGGTTTGGCCCCTATCTGAATACCCTAGGCCAGCCCAGCTTAGACTTTATTGCCCCGCTCAACATCAAAGACGGCCCTGCCCCTTTTATTATTTTGCACAGCAACCCCGCAAATTGGCTGTTTCCTGCATTAGAAACCCAGCCTGTTCCTAGCCAGACCAGCGATACCGTTTTATTTAGGCAGGAAGGTGATCAGATCCTGTTTTTAAATAAACCACGCTTTAGCAAAGAGCCTGCGCTCACGACCAAAATAGCGATTTCTAAACCCCTGCTTGCATCCCGTTTTTTAAGTAATAAATTACCATTTAATGCCATGCTTCGCGGGCGTGACTATCGGAATGAAAAAGTAATGGGCATCGGCCGTGCAGTGCCCGATACCGATTGGTATTTAATTTGCAAGATGGATCAGTCGGAGATTTATGACGAAATCATCAAGGATGCCATCTGGATCAGCCTTGTCGGGCTGCTGGCGCTTTTTATGGCCAGAGCAAGCTATGTGATGCTGCGCCAGCAGGAGCAATTGGTTTTGGCTGCCAATGCCCGTCAATTACAAAATGAGCGCTCACAAGCCGTTAAGCTTTTTTCCAATATTGCAGACAACTCGGAAGACGCCATTTTCGCCAAAGATATGCAAGGCCGCTATATCCTGATCAACCGAGCGGCCAGCCGTTTTGTTGCACAAAGTGTCAGTGATTTACTGGGAAAATCTGACCATGATATTTTTCCGCCAGAGCAGGCAGAAATGCTGGTCAAAACGGGCCGCATTGCCATTGACAATGGCATTGTACTGACTCAGGAAGAAACACTGGATCTGCCGGATGGGCAGCATGTTTTTTTAGCTACCAAAGGACCGCTTTATGACGAAAAAGGCAAAATCATCGGTCTGTTTGGCGTGTCCCGGGATATCACCGAAAGAAAACAGGCCGAAATTGTGTTACGTGAAAACGAGGAGCGTTTTCGCGCCATCGTTGAGCAGTCTTTAGCCGGCATTTATATTATTCAGCGGCATCGTCTTAACTATGTAAACCCTGGCTTTGCCAGAATATTTGCATGGGATGATGCCGATACGCTGATCAATATGGGTGATATCGGGCATTTGATCAGCGCAGAAGATCAGGAGCGGGTGCACCAGCTGATCCGGCTCGCCGAAAGCGGTGAAATAAGTGACGTTCACTTTTACTTTACCGGCGTAAGACAGGATCACGAGCTGATTGATATTGAGTTTTACGGTCGTAAAGTTGATGACAAGGGCCACCCTGCACTGATCGGCCTGATTCTGGACATCACTGAGCGCAAATCTGTTGAGCAAACGCTGACTCAGCAGTCCGAAGAATTACGCCAGCGCAATGCCGAACTCGAGCGCTTTAATGCCGCGATGGTCGATCGCGAGCTGGATATGATAGAGCTGAAGCGCCAAATCAAAGCTTTAAGTCATCCAAACACCACGATACCCAGTGATGATTTATCTGGCACAACGCCATGA
- the mutL gene encoding DNA mismatch repair endonuclease MutL has product MPRIQQLPDHLINQIAAGEVVERPASALKELLENSLDAGSQNLSIELLAGGTKLIKVIDDGCGIAKDELPLALHRHATSKIRDLDDLQKVATLGFRGEGLASIASISRLTLSSREQGSDYAWRVDADNGHVSEPEPTSLSQGSTIEIHELYYQVPARRKFLKSESTEFAHCSDMVQRLALANPGVQFTLTHNGRAQLRLLAGDLAKRAAAILGDEFVASGVQVDEGFGGLRLWGITGSPTLGKSSRDAQYFFVNGRFVRDKVVQHALREAYRDVLHHDKHAAYCLFLELDPEGVDVNVHPTKIEVRFRESQAIYRFMLTSLKKALAGTRAGTVPAGIDPETGEIAAPDSSVMAPAPVMTPKNYAEMAYKQGNFQAQPRVQAPMAFYDTMFADLKRAPGEASPSDSSRWTPESTPLFSNDTQERKFAPAVPAGALMPAAAISPATAPSRASDSETVPPLGFALGQLHGIYILAQNAEGLIVVDMHAAHERVVYEQLKNALDLHQMPTQPLLIPHVFAADKHDVATVEDHAETLAAIGFEISVQSPTQLAIRSLPMLLKDANPIELAQAVLKDIRMVGASEVLAGRQNELLATMACHGSVRANRSLTITEMNALLRQMEATERSGQCNHGRPTWFRMTLNELDKMFMRGQ; this is encoded by the coding sequence ATGCCTCGTATTCAGCAACTGCCCGATCATCTGATTAACCAAATTGCCGCAGGCGAGGTGGTTGAGCGCCCCGCTTCTGCTTTAAAAGAATTACTGGAAAACAGCCTCGATGCGGGCAGCCAGAATCTCAGCATTGAGCTATTAGCAGGCGGCACCAAGCTAATTAAAGTGATCGACGATGGCTGCGGCATTGCCAAAGACGAGCTACCCTTGGCCCTGCATCGCCACGCCACCAGTAAAATCCGTGATTTGGATGATTTACAAAAAGTCGCTACGCTGGGTTTTCGGGGCGAGGGGCTGGCGAGTATTGCTTCTATCTCTAGGCTAACTCTCAGCAGCCGCGAGCAAGGTTCAGATTACGCATGGCGGGTGGATGCCGATAATGGCCATGTCAGCGAGCCAGAGCCTACTTCGCTCAGCCAGGGCAGTACCATCGAGATACACGAGCTTTACTACCAAGTGCCTGCGCGCCGTAAGTTTTTAAAATCAGAATCTACAGAATTTGCCCATTGTAGCGATATGGTGCAACGCCTTGCGCTCGCCAACCCCGGCGTGCAGTTCACACTCACCCATAATGGCCGTGCCCAGTTACGCTTGTTAGCGGGCGATTTGGCCAAACGTGCGGCGGCGATTTTAGGTGATGAGTTTGTAGCGTCTGGCGTGCAGGTTGATGAAGGTTTCGGTGGTTTAAGACTATGGGGTATTACCGGCTCGCCCACGCTGGGAAAATCCAGCCGCGATGCCCAGTATTTCTTTGTAAATGGCCGCTTTGTACGGGATAAAGTGGTGCAGCACGCCCTGCGTGAAGCCTACCGCGATGTATTGCACCACGATAAACACGCGGCCTATTGCTTGTTTTTAGAGCTCGATCCTGAAGGCGTGGATGTGAACGTTCATCCTACCAAAATCGAAGTGCGCTTTAGGGAATCGCAAGCCATTTACCGCTTTATGCTCACCAGCCTGAAAAAAGCGCTGGCTGGCACACGCGCTGGCACCGTGCCTGCGGGCATTGACCCGGAAACCGGCGAAATCGCCGCGCCAGACTCTAGCGTCATGGCCCCTGCCCCGGTCATGACGCCCAAGAATTACGCTGAAATGGCCTATAAGCAAGGCAACTTCCAAGCGCAGCCGCGTGTGCAAGCGCCGATGGCCTTTTACGACACGATGTTTGCAGATTTAAAACGGGCACCGGGGGAAGCAAGCCCAAGTGATTCAAGCCGCTGGACACCCGAATCCACGCCTTTATTCAGTAACGACACTCAAGAACGTAAATTCGCCCCCGCCGTTCCAGCCGGTGCACTCATGCCCGCGGCTGCAATCTCCCCTGCCACCGCGCCTTCCCGCGCCAGCGATTCGGAAACCGTGCCACCGCTGGGCTTTGCCCTCGGCCAGCTACACGGCATTTATATCCTTGCGCAAAATGCCGAAGGGCTGATCGTAGTGGATATGCATGCTGCGCACGAGCGGGTGGTGTACGAGCAGCTTAAAAACGCGCTCGATCTGCATCAAATGCCCACCCAACCGTTGTTGATCCCGCATGTTTTTGCGGCCGATAAACACGATGTAGCGACGGTTGAAGATCACGCTGAAACGCTGGCGGCAATTGGTTTCGAGATCTCGGTGCAATCCCCTACACAGCTGGCCATCCGCTCCCTGCCCATGCTGCTGAAAGACGCTAATCCGATTGAGCTGGCGCAAGCGGTGCTCAAAGATATCCGCATGGTGGGTGCGAGTGAAGTGCTGGCAGGCAGACAAAACGAGCTACTCGCCACCATGGCCTGCCACGGCTCGGTACGCGCCAATCGCAGCCTCACCATCACCGAAATGAACGCGCTTTTACGTCAGATGGAAGCCACCGAACGCAGCGGCCAATGCAATCACGGCCGCCCCACCTGGTTCCGAATGACGCTAAATGAATTAGATAAAATGTTTATGCGCGGGCAGTAG
- a CDS encoding 6-phosphofructokinase: protein MARNALYAQSGGVTPVINASAAAVIAAARAHPDQIGRVFAAKNGVLGVLAEELIDTACMSEADLAALAASPGGAFGSCRHKLRFGRELTRLFEVFAAHDIGYLFYNGGGDSADTCMKIAAHAEYLGYDLTAIHVPKTIDNDLPHSDCSPGFGSVAKYVGTSIREAGMDVASMCGSSTKVFIMEVMGRHTGWIAASAGLASGEGNLPPHLILLPEVTFNAATFLAAVEATIAREGYCVIVAAEGIKNAEGKFVAEAGGTDAFGHAQLGGVAPYLAQLIKTAQGHKCHWAVSDYLQRAARHMASKTDVDQAMAVGTAAVEFAMAGERGVMPTIVRSSDAPYAWTIGSVKLEEVANHEKHLPAEYIRADGFHITPAARSYFAPLIMGEAIPPYVNGLPAYPVWHFSSIEAKLEAFNTAG from the coding sequence ATGGCCAGAAACGCGCTTTACGCCCAATCGGGTGGTGTAACCCCTGTGATTAATGCATCCGCTGCTGCGGTGATTGCGGCCGCCCGTGCTCATCCGGATCAGATTGGCCGTGTGTTTGCCGCCAAAAACGGGGTATTAGGTGTGCTGGCGGAAGAGCTAATTGATACCGCTTGCATGAGCGAAGCCGATTTGGCCGCGCTGGCCGCATCCCCTGGTGGCGCTTTTGGCTCCTGCCGCCACAAGCTGCGCTTTGGCCGCGAGCTGACCCGTTTGTTTGAAGTTTTTGCAGCGCATGATATTGGCTATCTGTTTTATAACGGTGGCGGTGATTCTGCAGATACCTGCATGAAAATCGCTGCGCACGCCGAATATCTTGGCTACGATCTCACCGCGATTCATGTGCCTAAAACGATTGATAACGACTTGCCGCATTCGGATTGCTCGCCAGGCTTTGGCTCGGTGGCCAAATACGTGGGCACATCCATCCGCGAAGCGGGCATGGATGTGGCATCCATGTGTGGCTCCAGCACCAAAGTATTTATTATGGAAGTCATGGGCCGTCATACGGGCTGGATTGCAGCCAGCGCTGGCTTAGCGTCTGGCGAAGGTAACTTGCCTCCGCACCTGATTTTGCTGCCGGAAGTCACATTTAATGCTGCGACTTTCCTTGCTGCGGTTGAAGCGACTATCGCCCGCGAAGGCTATTGTGTGATCGTGGCCGCTGAAGGCATTAAAAACGCCGAAGGCAAATTTGTAGCCGAAGCGGGTGGCACCGATGCCTTTGGTCATGCGCAGCTGGGTGGGGTAGCGCCATATCTGGCACAGCTGATTAAAACCGCTCAAGGCCATAAATGCCATTGGGCAGTGTCTGATTACTTGCAACGTGCAGCGCGCCATATGGCGTCCAAAACCGATGTAGATCAAGCCATGGCCGTGGGCACTGCCGCAGTTGAATTTGCGATGGCCGGTGAGCGTGGCGTAATGCCAACTATCGTTCGTAGCAGCGATGCGCCTTACGCTTGGACGATCGGCTCGGTCAAGCTAGAAGAAGTGGCAAATCACGAGAAACACCTGCCTGCTGAATATATCCGGGCTGATGGCTTTCATATTACGCCAGCTGCACGCAGCTATTTTGCGCCTTTGATTATGGGCGAGGCGATTCCTCCCTATGTAAATGGCCTGCCAGCCTATCCGGTGTGGCATTTTTCCAGCATCGAAGCCAAGCTGGAAGCGTTTAATACAGCTGGGTAA
- a CDS encoding MgtC/SapB family protein produces MKILLLDFDIFLRLIVAVFLGGLIGINRFMHKKPAGVRTHALVSLGAALMIALNGVISHDDAQAFSRVAQGLITGIGFLGAGLIVHRSDNVVEGLTSAASIWLTAAIGLACGAGYIDIAAFVVILALLVINLGGALERWAERWMQRWRDDKSPH; encoded by the coding sequence ATGAAGATACTGCTGCTGGATTTCGATATTTTTTTGCGCCTGATTGTGGCCGTGTTTTTGGGCGGGCTGATTGGCATTAATCGTTTTATGCATAAAAAGCCAGCGGGTGTGCGCACTCATGCTCTGGTCTCTTTGGGCGCGGCACTGATGATTGCCTTAAATGGTGTGATCAGCCATGACGATGCTCAGGCCTTTAGTCGTGTGGCTCAGGGCTTGATTACAGGGATTGGCTTTTTGGGCGCAGGTTTGATTGTGCATCGCAGCGATAATGTGGTGGAAGGCTTGACCTCCGCCGCATCGATCTGGCTTACCGCTGCGATAGGTTTGGCCTGTGGTGCTGGTTATATTGATATTGCCGCGTTTGTGGTGATTTTAGCACTGCTGGTGATTAATCTGGGAGGGGCATTAGAGCGCTGGGCTGAAAGATGGATGCAGCGCTGGCGTGATGATAAATCACCGCATTAA
- a CDS encoding HD-GYP domain-containing protein: protein MFNESNCTVLLVDDLAENLLVISSLLSPHYRVLAASSGERCLRLLASQTLPNLILLDIMMPGLDGYAVLKKIQETPETRDIPVILLTALADAGSEELGLQLGAVDYIIKPVKPAVLLARVRTQLEAHQARSWLKNQNTALEAEISRRMAENDMTQQVSIRALAHLAEIRDPETGNHILRTQSYVQLLALKLQDHPRFTDTLNARYISLLSRSAPLHDIGKVGIPDYILLKPNSLDAHEWEIMKTHSKLGSQAIEMAEKDIDHPVEFLTLAKEIARWHHEKWNGSGYPDGLSGDAIPVSARLMALADVFDALICRRVYKQALPYEEARLMIKSGSGQHFDPDIVQAFLDHFPDFTAIAERYLDCD, encoded by the coding sequence ATGTTTAATGAAAGTAACTGCACAGTATTGCTTGTTGATGATCTGGCTGAAAACTTACTAGTAATCAGTAGTTTACTCTCTCCCCACTATCGTGTACTTGCGGCGTCATCAGGGGAAAGATGCCTGCGCCTTCTGGCCAGCCAGACCTTACCTAATTTGATTCTGCTCGACATCATGATGCCTGGACTTGATGGCTATGCCGTGCTTAAAAAAATTCAGGAAACGCCCGAAACACGGGATATTCCGGTTATTTTACTCACCGCCTTAGCCGATGCAGGCAGTGAAGAGCTGGGATTGCAACTGGGTGCGGTTGATTACATTATCAAGCCCGTAAAGCCCGCAGTCTTACTCGCCAGAGTCCGCACCCAGCTTGAGGCCCATCAGGCACGCAGCTGGCTGAAAAACCAGAACACAGCGCTTGAAGCCGAGATCTCCCGCCGCATGGCAGAAAATGATATGACCCAGCAGGTTAGCATCCGTGCGCTAGCCCACCTGGCCGAGATTCGCGACCCGGAAACCGGCAATCACATTTTGCGTACCCAGAGCTATGTACAGCTGCTTGCACTTAAGCTACAGGATCACCCGCGCTTTACCGATACTTTAAATGCGCGATATATCAGCTTACTCAGCCGCTCAGCCCCTCTGCACGATATTGGTAAAGTCGGCATTCCTGATTATATTTTGCTCAAACCAAATAGCTTAGACGCCCATGAGTGGGAAATCATGAAAACCCATTCCAAACTGGGTAGCCAAGCCATTGAAATGGCTGAAAAAGATATTGATCATCCGGTTGAATTTCTTACCCTTGCCAAGGAAATTGCCCGCTGGCACCACGAAAAATGGAATGGCAGCGGTTATCCCGACGGTTTATCAGGCGATGCAATTCCTGTATCAGCAAGACTGATGGCGCTGGCCGATGTATTTGATGCCCTGATTTGCCGCCGGGTTTACAAACAGGCCCTGCCCTATGAAGAAGCCAGATTAATGATTAAATCAGGCAGTGGTCAGCATTTTGACCCGGATATTGTGCAAGCCTTTCTTGATCACTTTCCGGATTTCACCGCCATCGCCGAACGCTATCTGGATTGCGACTAA
- a CDS encoding GNAT family N-acetyltransferase: MKINPDQSPDLSIMLKPVSQENWVACAKLELLPEQANLLAPNTNIYSIAESKFEPHYQPRAICMADQVIGFLMYCPDVDLPDPGLYWLFRFMLGAEYQGKGYGALAIRLALAEMKLAGARRVITMHKPSNQIASRLYQRMGFCEVGYADDGDVELELVC, encoded by the coding sequence TTGAAAATTAACCCTGATCAATCTCCAGACTTATCTATTATGCTGAAGCCTGTTTCTCAAGAAAATTGGGTGGCATGTGCAAAACTAGAGCTTCTGCCTGAGCAAGCCAATCTTTTGGCGCCTAATACTAATATCTATTCAATTGCCGAATCAAAATTCGAACCGCATTATCAGCCGCGTGCGATTTGCATGGCTGATCAGGTAATTGGTTTTTTGATGTATTGCCCCGACGTTGATTTGCCAGATCCAGGCTTATATTGGCTATTTCGTTTTATGCTTGGCGCTGAATACCAGGGAAAGGGCTATGGCGCGCTAGCCATTCGCCTTGCTTTGGCAGAAATGAAATTGGCGGGTGCCCGCCGGGTAATCACCATGCATAAACCCTCAAACCAAATTGCCTCACGTCTTTATCAACGGATGGGTTTTTGTGAGGTGGGTTACGCGGACGATGGTGATGTTGAGTTGGAATTGGTTTGTTAG
- the miaA gene encoding tRNA (adenosine(37)-N6)-dimethylallyltransferase MiaA, producing the protein MPNSSPAIFLMGPTASGKTASAIHLLESGLPVELISVDSALVFKDMDIGSAKPSAAELARAPHHLIDIISPEEAYSAAQFRRDALALMADITSRGKVPVLVGGTMLYYNTLQHGIHELPQADAALRVQIHEEAALIGWPAMHAKLAAIDPITAERLKPTDAQRIERALEVCQLTGRKMSDLLAEPASGALPYRLLKIALLPQDRKWLHERIALRFEQMLELGLLDEVSRLRAKYDLSLELPSMRCVGYRQAWEYQDGMVDYPTMREKGIAATRQLAKRQLTWMRGMDDLLEINCQEENLAERVKTAVEGWL; encoded by the coding sequence ATGCCGAATTCCTCCCCCGCTATTTTCTTAATGGGCCCTACCGCCAGTGGTAAAACCGCCAGTGCGATTCATTTGCTGGAAAGCGGCTTGCCGGTAGAGTTAATTTCGGTTGATTCGGCGCTGGTGTTTAAAGATATGGATATTGGCAGCGCCAAACCAAGCGCGGCTGAATTGGCCCGTGCACCGCATCATTTGATCGACATTATCTCACCCGAAGAAGCCTATTCTGCCGCGCAATTTCGCCGTGATGCCCTGGCTTTAATGGCGGATATCACCTCGCGCGGCAAAGTGCCGGTGCTGGTGGGCGGCACCATGCTGTATTACAACACCTTGCAGCATGGCATTCATGAATTACCGCAAGCGGATGCCGCGCTGCGGGTACAAATCCATGAAGAAGCTGCGCTGATCGGCTGGCCCGCCATGCACGCTAAGCTGGCGGCCATCGACCCAATCACCGCAGAGCGACTTAAACCCACCGACGCCCAGCGCATCGAGCGTGCTTTAGAAGTCTGCCAGCTTACTGGCCGCAAAATGTCTGATTTGCTGGCTGAGCCAGCCAGTGGGGCTCTGCCCTATCGCCTGCTTAAAATCGCCCTGCTGCCGCAAGACAGAAAATGGCTGCACGAGCGCATCGCGCTGCGTTTTGAGCAAATGCTGGAGCTGGGCCTGCTTGATGAAGTCAGCCGCTTGCGGGCTAAATACGATTTATCACTGGAACTGCCATCGATGCGCTGCGTAGGCTATCGGCAGGCTTGGGAATATCAAGATGGCATGGTGGATTACCCCACCATGCGCGAAAAAGGCATTGCCGCCACCCGCCAGCTAGCCAAACGCCAGCTCACCTGGATGCGGGGAATGGATGATTTACTGGAGATTAATTGCCAGGAAGAAAACTTGGCGGAGCGAGTAAAAACTGCGGTTGAGGGCTGGCTATAA
- a CDS encoding tautomerase family protein, which yields MPVVNIQITRDGATAEQKAEVIAGVTDVLVRVLNKDPATTFVIIDEVDTDNWGHAGKSVTQLRALAK from the coding sequence ATGCCTGTTGTTAATATTCAAATTACACGCGATGGCGCGACGGCTGAACAAAAAGCTGAAGTGATTGCAGGCGTGACCGATGTGTTGGTGCGCGTTTTAAATAAAGACCCGGCCACAACTTTTGTGATTATCGATGAAGTGGATACCGATAACTGGGGACATGCAGGTAAAAGCGTGACGCAATTAAGGGCTTTGGCAAAATAA
- a CDS encoding MarC family NAAT transporter, translated as MTLFRLVLEYLSYILTTVTALLPIINPLSTAAILPGISVHLSEVERKQQVKLACYYMAGILITFLMAGGLIMDFFNISIPGLRIAGGMVVIYLGFRMLFPDSQAQVDENPEQSARREIAFTPLAMPSMAGPGSIAVVISMSSTLHSQRHIPVWAGYFLLVLGIAATAFICWLTLRASSRLFAVLGDEGISAISRIMGFMLICIGVQFFINGVGELLHDASFMPR; from the coding sequence ATGACTCTTTTTCGCCTGGTACTGGAGTACCTGTCTTACATCCTGACTACGGTTACGGCGCTTTTGCCCATTATTAATCCCCTTTCTACCGCAGCCATTTTGCCTGGAATATCTGTGCATCTATCTGAGGTTGAGCGAAAGCAGCAGGTCAAGCTAGCTTGCTACTATATGGCGGGCATCTTAATTACCTTCCTGATGGCGGGGGGGCTGATTATGGATTTCTTTAATATCTCTATTCCCGGCTTACGCATTGCAGGCGGGATGGTGGTGATTTATTTGGGCTTTAGGATGTTGTTCCCTGATTCACAAGCCCAAGTTGATGAAAATCCGGAACAGAGTGCCCGGCGTGAAATTGCTTTTACCCCGCTAGCCATGCCTTCAATGGCGGGGCCTGGCTCGATTGCGGTGGTGATTTCAATGTCTTCTACCTTGCACTCGCAAAGGCATATCCCTGTTTGGGCTGGTTATTTCTTATTGGTACTTGGCATTGCTGCTACTGCGTTTATCTGCTGGCTTACTTTACGCGCCTCCAGCCGTTTGTTTGCCGTACTGGGGGATGAGGGGATCAGTGCGATTTCAAGAATTATGGGCTTTATGTTGATTTGTATCGGGGTACAGTTTTTTATTAATGGGGTGGGTGAATTACTGCACGACGCAAGCTTTATGCCACGTTAA